Below is a genomic region from Streptomyces ferrugineus.
GCTGCATGAAGTCTCCGAGCAGAACGGCCGTGGTCTTCGCCTTGCCCACGGCCAGGAGGACTTCGGGCAGGGTCGCGGCTCCGGCCTCGTCGACCAGGACGACGTCGTACTCACCCTCGAACACGGCTCTGGTGGTTCGGAAGCGGGCGAGCGTGGTGGCCACGAGCTTCGCGCCGCGGATGATCTCGCCCTGGGCGTCGCGGGCGAGTTTGTCGTACTCCTCCTGGAGTTCGCGGTGGCGGCGTTCCAGAGCAGGACGGCTCTCCTGGTCCGCGACGACTTGAGGCTTGAGGGCTGTCGCCAGAGCATGGCGCCTGGGATGGCCGAGGTGGTCGGCCTCCGCAACGCGAGCCTCTGCCGCTTGCGAGAGGCCGAGTTCCCTGGCAAGGGTATCCAGGCGGGCGGCGGTGGTCCTGTGGGTTCGCCGGGCCTGGTCCAGGTCGTTCTCCACCGTGCGCAGGGTCGTCTGCCGGAGCGTGATCTCCTGCTTGCCGAACAGGATCCGCGCGCGCAACTCCGCCAGTCGTCCTGTGATGCCTCCCTCCTGGCGGGCGAGGACGGAACGGGCATCCGCCGCCTTCTTCTCGGCCTCCCGGGCCTGGGTTCGTACCGTCTCCAGTCTGACCCGCGCCGTTTCCCTGTCCCGCCTGGCCCGGCGCTTCGCGAAGCCCTTCAGCTGCTCGAGTCCGTCCAGAAGCTCCTGAGCCGCTGCACGATCGCTGTCAGCCAGGAGGGCCTTCGCCTCCAGGTCGGTGACCACCGACCGGAGTCGGGCGAGGTGTGCCTCGTGCTCGTCGTGGGACTTCCAGTCGGCTTGGGCCTGTTCCGTCGCCTTCACTGCTTCGACCGCGGACCGGTACGCCTCTTCCAGTCGGGTGACCGTATCTCCTTCCGCCTGAGAGTCGCGGTGCGCCTTGTCGCGCGCCCTCTTCAGGGCCCCGGATGTACGGGCGGGATCGTCCAGCCTCGTGCGGTCTGCCGCGTACGCTACTGGATCGAAGTCGGTCAGGCTCCGCTCCAGCTCCTCCAACTGACGTGCCCGCTCCCGGCCTTCGACCAATTGCGCGGCGACCGCGCGGCGCCGTGCATCGGCTTCGGCCAGCCGTTCACGCACCATCAGGGTGAGACAGACACTCGCGTCCTCTGCGACCTCTCGTAGGTGGGGCGGTCCCACTCGGACGATCTCCCCGTCTGCGTGCCGCCGCTGCTTCACTACGCCCCACAGGGCGTTGTCCACGGCGATGTTGGTGGCCGAGGCCAGCAGAACCCGTTTGCCCCGCGCGATCAGGTCACCGATGGCCCGCTTGAGGACCGTGGTCTTGCCGGTGCCCGGCGGGCCCCAGACCAGCCACAGGCCCTCACCCGTGCACGCGCGATACGCGTGCTCCTGGGCCGGCAGGAGCACGCCCTGCGGCGGCGGGGTCGGTGCGAGCCGACCCGTGCCCGCCTCGCCGCGGGCCATGAGGTGGGCCAGCGGGGCGTCGGTGAGCGCGGCCATGCCCTCCCGTAGCGCTTTGACGAGGAAGCCGGTGGGCTGCGGTTTCATCCACAGATGGGGGTCAGTGGGATCGGCGAACTCGGGAACGCGCACCCGCAAGGCGGTACCGTCCTTGAACACGTCGAGGACGGAGTGGCCGGTATCGACACCCCTCTCGTCGGGCCCGGCCAGTCTCAGGCTGTCGCCCTGAAGCTGATCCGTGCCGATGTCGGAGCCGCGCACGTCGACGACGTACTCTCCGGGCTTTCGGCCCCGTACCGCCCGCCCCAGGAGACGCCACCGGGGCTCCCGCGCCGGTACGCCCTCGTGGGCCACCCAGGCATCCAACGCCGAGACGACTTCTTCCTGCCAGCCCACATTCCCCCGCTACGACCGCGCTGCCCGGATCTTGATCCCGTAGTACCAGGGCAGACCAGCGCTGACCACCACCCAATCTGGCCATGGTGAACGCCGACCGACTCGACACCCAGGCGGTAGCATCCGGAGTAGGATAAGGAGCATGAGTGAGCCTACCCAGAAGTACTCGATCACGATGCCCCGGGACATCGCCGAAGCCGCCCGCGCCCGCAGCGGGCCCTCCGGCCTGTCTGCCTACGTCGCCGCCGCCGTCGCCCGCCAGATCGAGCGCGACAACCTCAACGAACTCATCCAGGTCGCCGAGGCAGAACACGGCCCCATCACCGAGGACGAGGTGCAGGCCCTGCGCGACCAGCTCCACGAAGCACGCGCACAGCAGACCGGCGATGAGGCGAGCGCGGCGTGACACGCTCGCCGGCCACCCCGGGCGGCACGCTGGTGCTCGACAGCGAAGGGCTGGCCAAGGCCGTGCTGCGCGACCGCACAGTCACCGGCTGGCTCGCCCTTGCACGCGCCGACGACCTGCGTGTGATCACGTCGGCGGCCACTCTGGTGGAAGTCGTCCATCCGCGCATCAACCGCCCGGCCCTGGAGTGGACACTCTCCCGCCTCGTCGTGGAGCCGGTCACCGACGCAGTCGCGCGCCACGCCGCCGCCCTGCTCACCGATGCCGGCCTGCACGGCCACAAGTACGCCATCGACGCCATGCTCAGCGCGACCGCCCTCGCCGTTCCGGGGCCCGTCACCGTGCTCACCTCCGACCCGGAAGACCTCACCGCCCTCTGCGGAACGCGCGCCACTGTCATCAAGATCTAACGCCCAAAAGTGAATGAACCACACATTTCACGATCGCGGGGCATAACCGGGATCTCACTCCTGACGCAGCATCAGAGAGCGCGCTGACCTGCGAGAACGACTGGGAGGGGTCCGGCCTCCGGAGCCGTGTGCGCAGGTTCGAATCCTGCCAGGGGCACCGGGCGTATGTCGCTCCGAGCGGCCCCGTGTCGGGGTCCCTGAACTCTTCAGCGGCTCTTCGATGTCGGTCGCGTCGACGACGGGGTTGGGTCAGGTCGGCGGGGGCGAG
It encodes:
- a CDS encoding AAA domain-containing protein — its product is MGWQEEVVSALDAWVAHEGVPAREPRWRLLGRAVRGRKPGEYVVDVRGSDIGTDQLQGDSLRLAGPDERGVDTGHSVLDVFKDGTALRVRVPEFADPTDPHLWMKPQPTGFLVKALREGMAALTDAPLAHLMARGEAGTGRLAPTPPPQGVLLPAQEHAYRACTGEGLWLVWGPPGTGKTTVLKRAIGDLIARGKRVLLASATNIAVDNALWGVVKQRRHADGEIVRVGPPHLREVAEDASVCLTLMVRERLAEADARRRAVAAQLVEGRERARQLEELERSLTDFDPVAYAADRTRLDDPARTSGALKRARDKAHRDSQAEGDTVTRLEEAYRSAVEAVKATEQAQADWKSHDEHEAHLARLRSVVTDLEAKALLADSDRAAAQELLDGLEQLKGFAKRRARRDRETARVRLETVRTQAREAEKKAADARSVLARQEGGITGRLAELRARILFGKQEITLRQTTLRTVENDLDQARRTHRTTAARLDTLARELGLSQAAEARVAEADHLGHPRRHALATALKPQVVADQESRPALERRHRELQEEYDKLARDAQGEIIRGAKLVATTLARFRTTRAVFEGEYDVVLVDEAGAATLPEVLLAVGKAKTTAVLLGDFMQLGPVLPKLDARKRPDVARWILREVYEHFGIESPAAAVSHPGCVVLDIQHRFGHDVMSLANALAYDGVLKPGPGVEQRAARRAPDDAEIVIIDTDGLQSLAQAHRTGRRKGWWPAGALLARALVDLHREDGEAAGVVTPYPVQAEATLEALRDNESTDGQVAEVGTAHRFQGREFPVVVFDTVEDDYGDGLWMSQATRVPEATTWARNGVRLFNVAVTRVQTRLYVLGSRSRILAAGEQTAMGKLAALIHDRRAKWVPASQLVAPGGQPDIPLGPFSTRLADVLSRHVEVTDVHDEISFYETFADRLAEARTSLWIWSPWTAKRLLGILPVLEDAVRRGVRVTVFVRDPYDTGQKKQAHLVRQLRTVVPTVVSVNVMHQKIVVIDEHTVLLGSLNSLSQSRSREVMLTIKGGHFARKILTHEHAEDFARPPRCGACKGDDVDLRRRGDGSWHWRCFNRACPARQGTRAWEAPVRFGSGRRR
- a CDS encoding CopG family transcriptional regulator, with the protein product MSEPTQKYSITMPRDIAEAARARSGPSGLSAYVAAAVARQIERDNLNELIQVAEAEHGPITEDEVQALRDQLHEARAQQTGDEASAA
- a CDS encoding type II toxin-antitoxin system VapC family toxin translates to MTRSPATPGGTLVLDSEGLAKAVLRDRTVTGWLALARADDLRVITSAATLVEVVHPRINRPALEWTLSRLVVEPVTDAVARHAAALLTDAGLHGHKYAIDAMLSATALAVPGPVTVLTSDPEDLTALCGTRATVIKI